In the Pyrolobus fumarii 1A genome, one interval contains:
- a CDS encoding lysine exporter LysO family protein, with translation MELVESVLTATKYIVDMLVGFAIARRLGIRVPSQLFTATVVPLILIVAMLAAPAFTREALGVILTSFVYAILPMASSALAALALTRGRLTGETARPSHGFAASVIVALLAGFALGAAGLPAPTWLIDPLLLLLVFLAGLELGSHRELRFDLGLATLPLASLAGSLAASLALYPLTGVTPAVAAGMGWYTFTGPYLYTASGDPRLAAIGFLANLIREQIAIIIVPLAAHRIPLAAAVALGGVTTMDTTLPIYVATYGPRGALAAATHGAILTLLVPILVPLVYTLLH, from the coding sequence ATGGAGCTTGTCGAGAGCGTACTCACGGCCACCAAGTACATCGTTGATATGCTGGTGGGTTTTGCAATAGCACGCAGGCTTGGCATACGCGTACCTAGCCAACTGTTCACGGCGACAGTTGTACCGTTGATACTGATCGTCGCTATGCTAGCCGCGCCAGCATTTACTCGAGAGGCTCTAGGCGTGATATTAACATCGTTTGTTTATGCGATACTCCCGATGGCAAGCTCGGCTTTAGCGGCACTCGCGTTAACACGCGGTAGGCTAACAGGCGAGACTGCAAGACCTAGCCATGGGTTCGCCGCTAGCGTGATAGTAGCCCTCCTAGCCGGGTTTGCGTTAGGCGCTGCAGGCCTACCCGCCCCTACATGGCTGATAGACCCGCTTCTACTACTCCTGGTCTTCCTGGCTGGACTCGAGCTAGGATCTCATAGGGAGCTGCGCTTTGACCTAGGGCTTGCAACGTTACCACTGGCCAGCCTGGCGGGCAGCCTGGCTGCGAGCCTCGCTCTCTACCCGTTAACCGGCGTGACCCCCGCTGTAGCCGCCGGCATGGGATGGTACACGTTCACAGGTCCATACCTGTACACGGCGTCCGGGGACCCCCGACTAGCCGCCATAGGCTTCCTCGCCAACCTCATCCGCGAGCAAATAGCGATAATCATAGTACCCCTGGCTGCACACCGCATACCACTCGCTGCAGCTGTAGCACTAGGAGGAGTCACAACGATGGACACGACACTACCCATATACGTGGCGACCTACGGCCCCCGCGGAGCCCTGGCAGCCGCCACACACGGAGCCATACTAACCCTCCTCGTACCAATCCTCGTACCCCTCGTCTACACACTCCTACATTGA
- a CDS encoding type II toxin-antitoxin system CcdA family antitoxin — MSRYVTVSTRVRRELLEEARRLGINVSEVLRRALEEEVKRKRFEMLVKSLEEVREALEKIDVDEIVRIIRESRESR; from the coding sequence GTGTCTCGATACGTGACTGTCTCCACGAGAGTTAGGCGCGAGCTTCTCGAGGAGGCGAGAAGGCTTGGCATAAACGTGTCTGAGGTTTTGAGAAGAGCGTTGGAAGAGGAGGTCAAGAGGAAACGTTTTGAAATGCTCGTGAAGAGTCTCGAGGAGGTTCGAGAAGCCCTCGAGAAGATAGATGTTGATGAGATAGTGAGGATTATACGCGAGTCGCGCGAATCCAGGTGA
- a CDS encoding type II toxin-antitoxin system VapC family toxin: MPRFLFDASSLVKCLKLGCIDLLFEEAIQWLTLYEVLNAFWKEAALLSRIRPSDAVRLASIVAELANYTVILDPRGYEREMIEIALELGLTVYDASYVVLAQKHGLTLVTEDKGLALKARRRINVTSVDNLTA; the protein is encoded by the coding sequence GTGCCCAGGTTCCTCTTCGACGCCTCCTCGCTAGTCAAGTGCCTCAAGCTTGGCTGCATAGATCTGCTCTTCGAGGAGGCTATACAGTGGCTCACGCTCTACGAGGTGCTCAACGCCTTCTGGAAGGAAGCTGCACTCCTCTCAAGAATAAGGCCTAGTGATGCTGTGAGATTAGCCTCAATAGTAGCAGAGTTGGCGAATTACACGGTTATCCTCGATCCTCGAGGCTACGAGCGAGAGATGATAGAGATTGCACTAGAGCTAGGGCTCACCGTGTACGACGCATCATATGTCGTGCTTGCACAGAAGCATGGGTTAACCCTCGTAACCGAGGATAAGGGGCTCGCGTTGAAAGCGAGAAGGAGGATTAACGTAACGAGTGTAGACAATCTCACAGCCTAG
- a CDS encoding aldo/keto reductase, translating to MPRFPIDPSDRKPVGRSGETTSAIGIGTWAIRDYRRAEETLVEAVENGIDLIDTAEMYGWGLAEELVGRVVRRVGRGRVFITTKLLPERFRDEHTAEKALKASLARLGVRSVDLVLIHWPDPHTSIERQVRVLESLWAKGLARYIGVSNFNEKELLEALSATKRAEIVVDQVHYSVLHREPVESKLLPMAVKEGVTIQAYTPLERGKVVENLLLREVARELGKTPVQVALNYLISKPRVVAIPKTERRDHLREILGAMGWRLSPRILELLENL from the coding sequence GTGCCGCGGTTTCCCATAGACCCTAGCGACCGTAAACCCGTGGGGAGGAGTGGAGAGACAACATCAGCCATAGGGATAGGTACGTGGGCGATCCGCGACTATAGGAGAGCCGAGGAAACGCTCGTGGAGGCCGTTGAGAACGGAATAGACCTCATAGACACCGCGGAAATGTATGGATGGGGTCTGGCCGAGGAGCTCGTGGGAAGGGTTGTTAGGAGGGTAGGGCGCGGCAGAGTGTTCATAACAACCAAGTTGCTCCCCGAGCGCTTCCGCGATGAGCACACAGCGGAGAAAGCCCTGAAAGCCAGCCTAGCAAGGCTAGGAGTGCGTAGTGTAGACCTCGTGTTGATACATTGGCCTGATCCGCATACCAGCATAGAGAGGCAGGTGAGAGTGCTAGAAAGCCTATGGGCCAAGGGATTAGCCAGGTACATCGGCGTCAGCAACTTCAATGAAAAAGAGTTGCTAGAGGCCTTATCGGCGACTAAACGCGCCGAGATAGTGGTTGATCAAGTGCATTATAGTGTATTGCACCGTGAGCCTGTAGAGAGTAAGCTGCTGCCTATGGCGGTGAAAGAGGGCGTAACGATACAAGCCTACACTCCACTCGAGAGAGGCAAAGTTGTAGAGAACCTCCTACTTCGCGAGGTTGCACGTGAACTAGGAAAGACTCCTGTGCAAGTCGCCCTAAACTACCTCATTTCGAAGCCGCGTGTAGTCGCGATACCGAAAACGGAGCGGCGTGACCATCTCCGCGAGATACTCGGGGCTATGGGGTGGAGGCTCTCGCCCCGTATACTCGAGCTGCTCGAAAACCTATAG
- a CDS encoding RuvB-like helicase — MSKPMITEVTPPKRELKRVGAHSHIRGLGLDENGKPKFAADGMVGQLEAREAAGIVVKMIREGKMAGRGVLLVGPPGTGKTAIAIGIAKELGEDTPFVAITGSEIYSTELKKTEFLMQAIRKAIGVRFREVREVYEGVVKELKIRFVKHPYNPWVKIPREAVITLETKDDERTLRVGEEVAVQLLQLRVRKGDIIEIDAETGMVRKLGKAGEKRYDIELERYLEKPSGPVRKRKEIVHTVTLHDLDMSAMAQRAAVASLLGLSVEREVPPEIRQQVDKEVMKLVKEGRAELVPGVLFIDDAHMLDIEAFSFLTRAMESELAPILILATNRGIAKIRGTDIESPHGIPLDLLDRLLIIKTRPYTEEEIREILKIRSEEEEIPLTDEALEELTKLGKEKSLRYAIQLMEPARIIAEREGRTKVTADDVKYAAKLFVDVRDSVQYVKQFEEMFLK, encoded by the coding sequence ATGTCCAAGCCTATGATTACAGAAGTTACGCCGCCAAAGAGGGAGTTGAAGAGAGTTGGCGCACATAGCCACATCCGCGGCCTCGGTCTCGACGAGAATGGTAAGCCGAAGTTCGCTGCTGACGGCATGGTTGGCCAGCTCGAGGCTAGAGAGGCAGCTGGCATAGTGGTGAAGATGATACGCGAGGGTAAGATGGCCGGTCGTGGCGTCCTGCTAGTCGGCCCGCCGGGCACTGGCAAGACTGCGATAGCCATTGGTATCGCCAAGGAGCTCGGTGAGGATACGCCGTTCGTCGCTATAACTGGCAGCGAGATATACAGTACCGAGCTTAAGAAGACAGAGTTCCTCATGCAGGCGATACGCAAGGCTATAGGCGTGAGGTTCAGGGAAGTACGCGAAGTGTATGAGGGTGTTGTCAAGGAGCTCAAGATTAGGTTCGTGAAGCACCCGTACAACCCGTGGGTAAAGATACCAAGAGAGGCTGTAATCACGCTCGAGACTAAGGATGACGAGAGGACTCTACGCGTCGGCGAAGAGGTGGCTGTGCAGCTACTCCAGCTGCGCGTGAGAAAGGGCGACATCATCGAGATTGACGCTGAGACGGGTATGGTGAGGAAGCTTGGCAAAGCCGGAGAGAAGAGGTATGACATCGAGCTCGAGAGGTATCTCGAGAAGCCGAGTGGCCCTGTCCGGAAGAGGAAGGAGATCGTACACACAGTGACACTACACGACCTTGACATGAGCGCGATGGCCCAGAGGGCTGCCGTGGCAAGCCTTCTAGGCCTTAGTGTGGAGCGCGAGGTGCCACCCGAGATCCGACAGCAGGTGGACAAGGAGGTGATGAAGCTAGTAAAGGAGGGTAGGGCGGAGCTGGTACCAGGCGTGCTGTTCATTGACGATGCTCACATGCTCGATATAGAGGCGTTCAGCTTCTTGACGCGCGCCATGGAGTCGGAGCTTGCACCAATACTCATCCTGGCGACCAACAGGGGTATAGCGAAGATCAGAGGCACTGACATAGAGTCGCCGCACGGTATACCACTAGACCTGCTGGACAGGCTGCTCATAATCAAGACGAGGCCCTACACCGAGGAGGAGATACGCGAGATACTGAAGATAAGGAGCGAGGAGGAAGAGATACCTCTCACCGACGAGGCGCTCGAGGAGCTAACGAAGCTTGGCAAAGAGAAGAGCCTACGCTATGCGATACAGCTCATGGAGCCTGCCAGGATAATAGCGGAGAGAGAGGGTAGGACTAAAGTCACAGCCGACGACGTGAAATACGCCGCCAAACTATTCGTAGACGTGCGCGACAGCGTACAATACGTGAAGCAGTTCGAGGAGATGTTCCTCAAGTAA
- a CDS encoding L-threonylcarbamoyladenylate synthase — translation MTTSKRRVSWWLNAIEHAGLIVRMGGIVVYPTDTVYGIGGSPWLEYAVERVFRVKRRPPDKPVPLLVVSVESALEIGEFDEAARRLAERFWPGALTIVVPLRDTSIPELVTAGTGCVGLRMPAHPAPRLLAMYAGGAIIGTSANISGMPSKRDIDSVLLELGDDDVDYFLDGGVLLGSPSTVLNLCKSPPRIERLGPVPPEAIERVAGIKVVT, via the coding sequence TTGACCACGAGTAAACGACGCGTATCTTGGTGGCTTAATGCCATCGAACACGCTGGGCTTATTGTGAGGATGGGTGGTATAGTCGTTTACCCAACGGATACCGTGTATGGCATTGGAGGTAGCCCGTGGCTAGAATATGCTGTTGAGAGAGTATTCCGAGTGAAGAGGCGACCCCCGGATAAGCCAGTACCTCTTCTCGTTGTTAGCGTCGAGTCTGCACTCGAGATTGGCGAGTTTGACGAGGCAGCTAGGAGGCTTGCTGAGAGATTCTGGCCCGGTGCTCTGACGATAGTTGTGCCTCTGCGCGACACGTCAATACCGGAGCTTGTGACTGCCGGTACAGGCTGCGTAGGTCTGCGCATGCCGGCGCACCCGGCACCTAGACTGCTCGCTATGTACGCAGGGGGCGCCATCATAGGCACGAGTGCCAACATTAGCGGCATGCCATCCAAACGAGACATAGACTCTGTGCTTCTAGAACTTGGGGACGACGATGTAGACTATTTCCTTGATGGCGGGGTACTTCTAGGCTCACCCTCAACGGTGCTCAACCTGTGCAAGTCGCCGCCTCGTATTGAGAGGCTTGGGCCCGTCCCACCAGAGGCTATCGAGCGTGTGGCAGGCATCAAGGTCGTGACTTAG
- a CDS encoding NifB/NifX family molybdenum-iron cluster-binding protein, protein MRVVVPLVRTRDGRLLVSPHFGGATHYAIIEVDRGECKIVDMLEAPPGIGGRGRIVAPWAYQHGAHAAVAKEMGWGAYEAFTAIGVRVYHAESLDPCEAARAIAEGRAKPFTLEDVKESHRHRHNYGHHTHHDNS, encoded by the coding sequence ATGCGTGTAGTCGTACCCCTAGTGAGAACTCGTGATGGACGATTACTTGTATCACCGCATTTCGGCGGCGCAACCCACTATGCCATTATAGAGGTTGACAGAGGAGAGTGCAAGATAGTAGACATGCTAGAGGCTCCTCCGGGTATCGGTGGACGTGGAAGGATAGTCGCCCCATGGGCATACCAACATGGAGCCCATGCAGCAGTGGCAAAGGAGATGGGCTGGGGCGCTTACGAGGCTTTTACGGCAATAGGCGTACGCGTCTACCACGCAGAGAGTCTAGACCCTTGTGAAGCCGCGAGGGCTATCGCAGAGGGCAGAGCAAAGCCATTCACACTAGAGGATGTAAAGGAGTCACACAGACATAGGCATAACTACGGCCATCATACTCACCATGATAACAGCTAG
- a CDS encoding secondary thiamine-phosphate synthase enzyme YjbQ, with protein MRIFFKEIRVSTSSRFEIIDITDRVEEVVHKSGICNGMVLVFAPHATAAIIANENEPGLVEDLLTLIREIFQPERAWRHNRIDDNAHAHLASAFIGASRVFPVKDCRVVRGTWQNIMLVEMDGPRTRRVIVEVMGE; from the coding sequence ATGAGGATATTCTTTAAAGAGATACGCGTGTCCACAAGTTCACGTTTCGAGATCATCGATATAACTGATCGTGTTGAGGAGGTTGTGCACAAGAGCGGTATTTGCAACGGCATGGTTCTAGTCTTTGCGCCACACGCGACAGCGGCTATCATAGCGAACGAGAATGAGCCCGGCCTCGTTGAAGACCTGCTTACTCTGATACGCGAGATCTTCCAGCCAGAACGGGCTTGGAGGCACAACAGGATAGACGATAACGCGCATGCGCATCTGGCCTCTGCTTTCATAGGCGCTTCTCGCGTTTTCCCCGTAAAAGACTGTAGGGTTGTACGTGGCACATGGCAGAACATCATGCTTGTCGAGATGGACGGGCCACGCACAAGGCGCGTGATAGTAGAGGTCATGGGTGAGTAG
- a CDS encoding acetate--CoA ligase family protein has product MTHPRRLVEHAKADGRRKLLEHEVYELLGSYGLPIPRYKLAKSVDEAVKAAEEIGYPVVLKVVSPDIIHKSDVGGVKLGLHSPEDVKRAFNEIVDNVSKSAPGARIVGVLVQEMVPDGLEVLVGGVRDETFGPVIAFGLGGVFVEVYRDVSFRVAPLARVDALSMMREVRAWRLLEGYRGLPPRDIEAIADVIMRVSSLMMDIPEIKELDINPLMVYEAGRGAKIADARVILG; this is encoded by the coding sequence TTGACCCATCCCCGTAGATTGGTAGAGCATGCTAAGGCTGACGGCAGACGTAAGCTACTCGAACACGAGGTTTACGAGCTACTCGGTTCTTATGGCCTCCCCATACCTAGGTACAAGCTCGCTAAGAGCGTAGATGAGGCTGTAAAAGCTGCAGAAGAGATAGGCTATCCTGTTGTACTCAAGGTTGTTAGCCCAGACATTATCCACAAGAGTGACGTTGGTGGCGTGAAGCTGGGCCTACATTCACCTGAAGACGTCAAGAGAGCATTCAATGAGATTGTGGATAACGTCTCTAAGAGTGCTCCTGGCGCACGTATCGTTGGAGTGCTTGTACAAGAGATGGTACCAGATGGTCTCGAGGTTCTTGTAGGCGGGGTGCGCGACGAGACGTTCGGGCCGGTTATAGCCTTTGGGCTTGGCGGAGTCTTCGTTGAAGTCTATCGGGATGTTTCTTTCCGGGTTGCACCGCTTGCAAGGGTAGACGCGCTTAGCATGATGAGGGAGGTTAGAGCGTGGAGGTTGTTAGAGGGTTACAGGGGTCTACCTCCACGCGACATAGAGGCTATCGCGGACGTTATTATGAGGGTGTCGAGCCTCATGATGGATATACCGGAGATAAAGGAGCTCGACATAAATCCACTCATGGTGTACGAGGCTGGCCGCGGCGCTAAAATTGCAGATGCTCGTGTCATCCTAGGCTAG
- a CDS encoding acetate--CoA ligase family protein codes for MAVVGASRNPRKVGHIILRNILEYGFRGRVYPVNPHASTILGLRAYPSLTSLPETVDVAVVAVPAEKVPRVVQDAGEAGIPFLVIVSSGFREVGRHDLEEEVLRIARKYGVRIIGPNVAGIVYTPARLNATFGPRDVIPGSIAFISQSGAFAIALMGATINEGMGVSAIVSVGNKVDIDDVDLLEYFETDSNTSVVLMYVEGLRDGRRFLRVASKVSLRKPVIIIKAGRTEAGAKAAASHTGSLAGSFDVYRAAFRQSGVLLATSMEEAFDAAKAFAWNPLPRGDRVLVITNGGGAGIQAVDTLVERRIRVEEPPTELQDRMKSFLPNFASTRNPIDLTGMAHADWFYRAIKEAMRHPWVDAIVVLYTQTGLSGPVETAKAILDAIREEGHAKPVTVGLLGGPECIRAARLLTKERVAAYPTPERAANAMSFLVEYVRLRDYVKERLSELQYA; via the coding sequence GTGGCGGTTGTGGGAGCTTCACGCAACCCGAGGAAGGTCGGTCACATTATCCTCCGAAATATACTCGAGTATGGTTTCCGCGGCCGCGTCTACCCTGTAAACCCCCACGCTTCTACCATACTAGGTCTCCGTGCGTACCCGAGCCTAACCTCACTACCGGAGACTGTGGACGTCGCTGTAGTCGCGGTGCCAGCTGAAAAGGTACCTAGGGTTGTTCAAGATGCCGGTGAGGCTGGCATCCCGTTCCTAGTGATAGTATCGTCCGGGTTCCGCGAGGTAGGCCGACATGACCTCGAAGAAGAGGTTCTGAGGATAGCGAGAAAGTATGGAGTGAGGATAATCGGGCCCAACGTCGCAGGCATAGTCTATACACCTGCGCGTCTGAACGCCACCTTTGGCCCACGTGACGTCATCCCAGGCTCTATAGCCTTCATATCGCAGAGTGGCGCCTTTGCGATAGCACTCATGGGCGCGACGATAAACGAGGGTATGGGGGTTTCGGCTATAGTGAGTGTAGGGAATAAGGTGGACATCGACGATGTAGATCTCCTAGAGTATTTCGAGACTGACAGCAACACTAGCGTGGTTCTCATGTACGTGGAGGGGTTGAGAGACGGGAGGCGTTTTCTCAGGGTAGCTTCAAAAGTGTCGCTAAGAAAGCCAGTGATTATCATAAAGGCTGGGAGGACGGAGGCTGGCGCCAAGGCCGCCGCTAGTCATACTGGGAGTCTCGCCGGCAGCTTCGACGTCTATAGGGCCGCGTTTCGACAATCTGGTGTCCTCCTAGCAACTAGCATGGAGGAGGCGTTTGACGCTGCAAAAGCATTTGCGTGGAACCCGCTACCCCGCGGCGACAGGGTCTTGGTGATAACTAATGGTGGCGGTGCGGGGATACAAGCTGTCGACACGCTAGTAGAGCGCCGGATACGCGTCGAGGAGCCACCAACAGAGCTCCAGGATAGGATGAAGAGCTTCCTGCCAAACTTCGCCTCGACTAGGAACCCGATAGATTTGACTGGCATGGCGCACGCCGACTGGTTCTATAGGGCGATTAAAGAGGCCATGAGACACCCTTGGGTAGACGCTATAGTGGTGCTATACACCCAGACTGGATTATCAGGGCCTGTAGAGACTGCAAAAGCGATACTAGATGCCATACGCGAGGAGGGCCACGCGAAGCCAGTTACTGTGGGTCTGCTTGGCGGCCCGGAGTGCATACGTGCAGCTAGACTACTGACGAAGGAGAGGGTAGCCGCATACCCGACCCCCGAGAGAGCCGCAAATGCCATGTCCTTCCTGGTAGAATACGTGAGGCTCCGTGACTATGTAAAAGAGCGGCTATCGGAGTTGCAATACGCTTAA
- a CDS encoding transcriptional regulator — protein MSETEAPERGKARIEQLEIDLSNVPLRPTSKKEIQQLEMALIIGTLYRPEVIELIRDPMERATWVDSLAVAAAALARYKAGYSIREIAEELGRSETMIRAHLHGKTKAGKLVLETYEKLAKGELKLVVPFAGVHLTAEEYEELKAARERLRELHEKIKELEARIEALEEENKRLKKQLEECMPPEEVQKRISEVQSMIEELEKENEELRRRLRECEEGGGAAAEKVKKLEEELEKVKKELEERNRVLEEARRLLCGQA, from the coding sequence ATGTCTGAGACTGAGGCCCCTGAGAGAGGCAAAGCGCGGATAGAGCAGCTCGAGATAGACTTATCTAATGTGCCCCTAAGGCCCACGTCAAAGAAGGAGATTCAGCAGCTCGAGATGGCGCTCATAATTGGTACGCTATACCGTCCAGAGGTCATCGAGCTGATACGCGATCCCATGGAGCGTGCAACCTGGGTTGACAGCCTGGCGGTTGCAGCTGCAGCCCTAGCCAGGTACAAGGCCGGATACTCGATACGAGAGATTGCCGAGGAGCTTGGCCGCAGCGAGACTATGATACGCGCGCATCTCCATGGTAAAACCAAGGCTGGTAAACTGGTGTTAGAGACGTACGAGAAGCTAGCAAAGGGAGAACTTAAGCTAGTCGTGCCATTCGCGGGTGTACACCTGACCGCCGAGGAGTATGAAGAGCTTAAGGCTGCTAGGGAGAGGCTCAGGGAGCTGCACGAGAAGATAAAGGAGCTTGAGGCGAGGATAGAGGCGCTAGAAGAGGAGAACAAGAGGCTCAAAAAGCAGCTAGAAGAGTGTATGCCTCCAGAGGAGGTCCAGAAGCGCATAAGTGAAGTTCAGAGCATGATCGAAGAGCTTGAGAAGGAGAATGAGGAGTTGAGAAGGAGGCTACGTGAGTGCGAGGAGGGCGGCGGCGCGGCGGCCGAGAAAGTGAAGAAGCTTGAAGAGGAGCTAGAGAAGGTTAAGAAGGAACTAGAGGAGCGTAACAGGGTGCTAGAGGAGGCTCGCCGCCTCCTCTGCGGCCAAGCTTAA
- a CDS encoding 30S ribosomal protein S8e gives MGVYQGNDLKKPSGGRKRPHRKVKRKYWMGRFPTETRLGDRDVRRHIRVRGGNYKIRLKVAAYANVIDPETKKAQKVRILRVIETPSNPHYARRGIITKGAIIETELGKARVTSRPGQDGVINAILIEKSEKARARAAGSSA, from the coding sequence ATGGGCGTATACCAGGGCAACGACCTCAAGAAGCCAAGTGGTGGTCGTAAGAGGCCTCACCGGAAAGTGAAGAGGAAGTACTGGATGGGTAGGTTCCCGACCGAGACGCGCCTAGGCGACCGTGACGTTAGGAGGCATATCCGTGTCCGCGGCGGTAACTACAAGATAAGGCTGAAGGTTGCAGCCTACGCGAACGTCATTGACCCGGAGACCAAGAAGGCTCAGAAGGTTAGGATACTACGCGTCATCGAGACACCGTCAAACCCGCACTATGCTCGCCGTGGAATCATAACCAAGGGTGCGATCATAGAGACCGAGCTTGGCAAGGCTAGGGTGACCTCGAGACCAGGCCAGGACGGCGTAATCAACGCCATACTCATAGAGAAGAGTGAGAAGGCTAGGGCTAGAGCTGCGGGGTCGTCGGCCTAA
- the yjjX gene encoding inosine/xanthosine triphosphatase, whose amino-acid sequence MRVAVGSTNPVKVEAVKRAWRLIGEAEIIPVEVDSGVSSQPRGIEETYKGAFNRATRALEKTKADYGVGIEAGLVEAPTPTGWVDVQIAVIVDRSGVVGVGFSPAFEPPRVWIPRLARGEPLGHVASGELKRSDIGRVLGIIGYLTRGVVTRLELTYYAVVMALIPLLEPGLYPRGG is encoded by the coding sequence ATGAGGGTAGCAGTGGGCTCCACTAACCCCGTGAAGGTGGAGGCTGTTAAGAGAGCCTGGAGGCTGATTGGTGAGGCTGAAATAATCCCAGTGGAGGTAGACTCGGGTGTATCCAGTCAGCCTCGAGGTATCGAAGAGACATACAAGGGTGCGTTTAACCGTGCAACGCGTGCTTTAGAGAAGACAAAGGCTGACTATGGTGTTGGTATAGAAGCTGGTCTCGTGGAGGCCCCCACGCCGACAGGCTGGGTTGATGTGCAGATAGCGGTTATCGTTGATAGGAGTGGCGTCGTTGGTGTTGGGTTCAGCCCTGCCTTTGAGCCCCCGCGTGTATGGATACCCAGACTTGCTCGTGGCGAGCCGCTAGGGCATGTGGCATCGGGTGAACTCAAACGCAGTGATATAGGTAGGGTGCTGGGCATCATCGGGTATCTCACGCGCGGCGTTGTAACCAGGCTGGAATTGACATACTATGCGGTAGTGATGGCGCTGATTCCATTGCTGGAGCCGGGCCTATACCCCCGTGGAGGCTAA
- a CDS encoding mechanosensitive ion channel family protein has translation MVAIEAGMLGVVVAAASSLLLLLVGGVLGGYLAGSLTSRIVVKMLRRNLGRLLDETDVGRALSKAGVDVFAVIGGLVKAFVFSIVFLAAVEYTGVHNITWQLLLDVALYLPRLVGGIAVLLLGMLLASALSKYTGKVLRSVVGDEKVAKLVETLLALSLLIVVVTIALNLMLLQGDVFYPLMLGVIVIGLGVYMGEVIVDELVKRHPDFSQIAPYAKFTVYLVFATTGLAAIFARFETVASTLSVLAWGVVMAIALTIAPLIYRAVRGEGKAQ, from the coding sequence ATGGTGGCTATTGAAGCTGGCATGCTCGGTGTTGTTGTGGCAGCGGCCTCGTCGCTGCTACTGTTGCTCGTAGGTGGCGTATTGGGTGGCTACCTGGCAGGCTCCCTAACCTCTAGAATCGTCGTAAAGATGCTTAGAAGGAATCTTGGTAGGCTTCTTGACGAGACCGACGTTGGCCGTGCATTGTCAAAAGCGGGTGTTGACGTTTTTGCAGTGATAGGCGGCCTTGTGAAAGCCTTCGTCTTCTCCATTGTCTTTCTCGCGGCTGTGGAGTACACCGGCGTCCACAACATAACCTGGCAGTTATTGCTCGACGTTGCGCTCTACCTTCCTAGGCTTGTGGGCGGCATAGCCGTGCTCTTACTTGGAATGCTGCTCGCATCAGCCCTCTCAAAGTACACTGGGAAAGTGTTGAGGAGTGTCGTGGGTGACGAGAAGGTAGCGAAACTTGTAGAAACACTCTTGGCGCTTAGCTTGCTAATAGTTGTTGTCACGATAGCCTTGAACCTCATGCTGCTGCAGGGCGATGTGTTCTACCCGCTTATGCTGGGCGTCATAGTGATTGGGCTAGGCGTGTATATGGGCGAGGTTATTGTCGACGAGCTCGTCAAGAGGCATCCAGATTTCTCGCAGATAGCGCCATACGCCAAGTTCACCGTATACCTAGTATTCGCGACGACGGGACTTGCCGCTATATTCGCGAGGTTCGAGACCGTAGCCTCCACGTTATCGGTGCTAGCCTGGGGAGTCGTAATGGCAATAGCTCTGACAATAGCTCCTTTGATTTACCGCGCGGTGCGTGGAGAGGGTAAGGCTCAGTAA